Genomic DNA from Verrucomicrobiia bacterium:
TGTTCACCGGCATTGAGAACGGGTTCCCAGAGAAAATTGTAGTAGGAGATTACGATACGTGTGCGCGGCGAGCAAACGCGGCGCAGGTTTTCCAGGCTACGCTGGACGTCATAGAGGAAGCCCAGCACGTCAGAAACCACAACGTAGTCAAATTTCTCGTCGAGCTGCAGGTTCTCGAGATCGTCCACCCGGAACTCGAGGTGTGGATGGCGTTCGCGGGCGATCTGAATCATATTCGGGCTAAGATCGATTCCCACGCCGCGCGCCGGTTTTAACGAGGCCAGCAACTGGCCGGCGCCGCAACCAACCTCAAGTACCGAGCGGTTGGGCGGGATGAAAAAGGCAAACGTCTTCCCCAATTGCTGGTGGTAATAGCGGTTTTTCTCCACCCAATGTACGCGTGCGGGCGCGAGAGTGTCGAAATATCTCACGATGGAACTGCGATCGGGTGTGGAAGCGGCGGTGTTCATGCGGCTTTTTCCAGGACGACAATCACTCGCAGCGATAGTGTGCGATTCTGGAACAGGCGAGATTGTTCGAGGCGGTGGAGCGCCAGCAGCACGGGGCCGGGCAACAACGAACGGTACGAGAACCCGCCCGAGAGCGGGTAGGCGAGAAACTCGCAGTAGCTGATGCGCCTGATCCGCAGGTCGCGGACCTCCTGTTCGACCCGTGCGAGGGTGAGACGCGGAATCGCGGCATTGCCATCCCAAGCCTCCTTCGAGACGGTGGACTCCTCAAAATCAAAATCCACGCGCTCGTGATGGAGATAGCGGTAGACGAACCGGCCCCAGACCGAAACGAACGGTTCAATCAACAAGAGGCGGCCGCGCGGGCGCAGCACCTCGGCGGCATGTTTCAGGAAAGCCAGTGGACGGGCGAAGTGGTGCAGCGCGTCCACCATCACAATGTTGTCCACGCTTCTCGTTGCCAGGGGCATTTGCAAGGCGTCGGCCTGCACATCAATATATTTGCCCGCCAGAATGTCCAGGGTCCAGCACATGCGCCCACGCGTCTCAAGCCAGCGTTTAAAATTGCCCGTGCCGGCGCCGACCTCAATGATCGACCCTGGCCGTAGTTCGGCGGCGATGTTTTCGTACCAGGTTTCGTATAGTCGACGGATGATCAACTTACGGTTCCAGACCCGCTCATACGCCGCCAGTAATTGTGCTTCATCGGCGTTCCCCCACACCGGGCGCACCTCGGAGTTGAGCAGGAGATTTTTCAGCGATCTCAATGTTTTTCCGCCCTGAGTTTGGAACCTTCGGGGGACAATAACGCAACCAAGCCGACGGCAGCCGCAGCCAGCAGCAAGGGGATGGCGGGGACAAAGTACCGGACCATCGGCATCCCCGCGGAGACTACGCCGTAATAATACCCGATGTAGAGGACCAACAGCCACGCCAGCACCTTGGTTTCTGCCCGCTTCCACAATCGAATTGTCCCATAGATGGCCAGAAGAAGGGTGGGAATTTGCAACAGAATCAGCGGTAGGTGCGCGGACGGACGGTCTTCCGTGGCATAGAGCGTTCGCGCGGCCTTCAGGAACAAGACCCCGATGAGGGCGGCGGGCTGATGCAGCAGGTCCTTGTACTGCTGCACGGCCATTTGCAGGCGCCAGTGTTCCCGATTGAAGACAGTGTTGTTCGTCGGAGGCTGCATCCCCCGGGCGATCATTTCACTTTCGATTTCATTCGCGGTAACGCGCTGGGCTTTGCCGTACGCGGTGAAGATGCGGGGATCAGAGCCCCACCACAGATTCGTGCCGATGCCGCGGGTGCTGACTGCGAAATGGCCGAAGACCACGTAATTCCGGTACGCCCACGGCAAGAGTACGGTGATCGACGCTAGCAAGTACGCAAGCCAGTGGGTCATGCGGTTGGTTTTCATCCTTCGGGTCGCAAGGAACATCACGGCCGTAGCAACATACGGCAGGAAAATGGGGGTGCTCTTGGTTAGAATCGCGAGTCCGAGTAGAAATCCCGCCAGCGCGAAACGCCACAAGGAGGAAAGGTCAATGGCCCGATACAAGGCCACGAAACTGGCAATGACGAAGAAAACGAGCAAGGGCTCGTCATCTA
This window encodes:
- a CDS encoding class I SAM-dependent methyltransferase; the encoded protein is MRSLKNLLLNSEVRPVWGNADEAQLLAAYERVWNRKLIIRRLYETWYENIAAELRPGSIIEVGAGTGNFKRWLETRGRMCWTLDILAGKYIDVQADALQMPLATRSVDNIVMVDALHHFARPLAFLKHAAEVLRPRGRLLLIEPFVSVWGRFVYRYLHHERVDFDFEESTVSKEAWDGNAAIPRLTLARVEQEVRDLRIRRISYCEFLAYPLSGGFSYRSLLPGPVLLALHRLEQSRLFQNRTLSLRVIVVLEKAA
- a CDS encoding glycosyltransferase family 39 protein — protein: MLSRLEEFAERLKPHFYLWVALAVAIPRVAFVAIAPNRMAYGNAPSLLALTKNIAEGRGYTDEEGNPDSYFIPAYPFLVAGCQMLTGNSLLGVKIVHIVLDIGTAIALSWLLLKTCPALAALFFTTTFALHPLLLHLGNNVDDEPLLVFFVIASFVALYRAIDLSSLWRFALAGFLLGLAILTKSTPIFLPYVATAVMFLATRRMKTNRMTHWLAYLLASITVLLPWAYRNYVVFGHFAVSTRGIGTNLWWGSDPRIFTAYGKAQRVTANEIESEMIARGMQPPTNNTVFNREHWRLQMAVQQYKDLLHQPAALIGVLFLKAARTLYATEDRPSAHLPLILLQIPTLLLAIYGTIRLWKRAETKVLAWLLVLYIGYYYGVVSAGMPMVRYFVPAIPLLLAAAAVGLVALLSPEGSKLRAEKH